From Deltaproteobacteria bacterium, a single genomic window includes:
- a CDS encoding cupin domain-containing protein → MIRALFLALALVHLICVPALAREAGVVSQKLVQSSESWNGAALPDYPAGRPEITILRITIPAGATLPRHKHPVINAGVLLSGELVVTTSQGQVLPLQAGAPIVEVVETWHTGRNPGAVPAEIIVFYAGSVGDTPIHVIDTEQT, encoded by the coding sequence ATGATCCGAGCCCTCTTTTTGGCCCTGGCCCTCGTCCATCTGATCTGCGTTCCCGCCCTGGCCCGGGAGGCCGGGGTCGTGTCCCAAAAACTGGTCCAATCCTCAGAGAGCTGGAACGGGGCGGCCCTGCCCGACTACCCCGCCGGCCGACCCGAGATCACCATCCTGCGCATCACCATCCCGGCCGGAGCGACGCTTCCCCGGCACAAGCACCCGGTCATCAACGCCGGAGTCCTTTTGTCCGGCGAACTCGTCGTGACCACCAGCCAGGGGCAAGTCCTGCCCCTCCAGGCCGGGGCCCCCATTGTCGAGGTCGTGGAAACCTGGCACACCGGCCGCAACCCCGGGGCCGTCCCGGCCGAGATCATCGTTTTCTATGCCGGAAGCGTCGGCGACACGCCCATCCACGTCATCGACACCGAACAGACC